The following proteins are co-located in the Candidatus Nanosynbacter sp. HMT-352 genome:
- a CDS encoding tRNA threonylcarbamoyladenosine biosynthesis protein TsaB produces the protein MIILLDTSTSTCFLTIVNGENRQDFEWEAGRTLARNLLKFLEEKTGDLHLISGIGVMKGPGSFTGLRIGLTVVNTLADSLDIPIVSAMGDNWRDLALDKLSSGENEKIVMPEYGAAANITAPRK, from the coding sequence GTGATAATTTTATTGGACACTTCAACATCAACATGTTTTTTGACAATAGTCAATGGAGAAAATCGTCAGGATTTTGAATGGGAAGCTGGGCGAACGTTGGCGCGGAATTTGTTGAAATTTTTGGAAGAAAAGACTGGCGATTTGCACCTGATAAGCGGCATTGGCGTGATGAAAGGACCAGGAAGTTTTACGGGGCTGAGAATTGGTTTGACGGTTGTGAATACCTTGGCGGACAGCTTGGATATTCCTATTGTTAGTGCGATGGGCGACAATTGGCGTGATTTGGCTTTGGATAAATTGAGTTCTGGTGAGAATGAAAAAATTGTTATGCCAGAGTACGGTGCTGCTGCGAATATCACTGCGCCGCGAAAATAA
- the tsaE gene encoding tRNA (adenosine(37)-N6)-threonylcarbamoyltransferase complex ATPase subunit type 1 TsaE — protein sequence MNISSEEKMRELGAAIGRAVSGGEVLELVGDIGAGKTTLTKGIAQALEINEPVQSPTFTISRVYDSPRGLSLAHYDFYRLGNAGIMSEEIREVAASNSVVVVEWAGAVDDALPSDRLVIKITATSEEGRLVEFHPGGKKSDELFGKIKENMA from the coding sequence GTGAATATTTCTAGTGAAGAGAAAATGCGAGAATTGGGCGCGGCAATTGGTCGGGCTGTTTCTGGTGGAGAAGTTTTGGAATTGGTTGGTGATATTGGCGCAGGGAAAACCACGTTGACGAAGGGAATTGCGCAAGCTTTAGAGATCAACGAGCCAGTTCAGAGTCCAACTTTCACGATTTCGCGTGTGTACGATTCGCCTCGCGGTTTGAGTTTGGCGCATTACGATTTTTATAGATTGGGAAATGCTGGAATTATGAGCGAGGAGATTCGCGAAGTGGCGGCTTCTAATTCGGTGGTTGTAGTTGAATGGGCTGGCGCTGTCGATGATGCATTACCGAGTGATCGGTTGGTGATAAAAATTACTGCGACTAGCGAAGAAGGGCGGCTTGTGGAATTTCATCCTGGCGGCAAAAAATCTGATGAACTTTTTGGAAAAATAAAGGAGAATATGGCGTGA
- a CDS encoding GspE/PulE family protein encodes MRVSDQTIESILKQGGVVDEPQLADLKLIAERSKQTLQETAIEQKVISEEDLTKLIGDYIGVPFVRIEPKDIPEDVLKRIPEHIARQYNVVLFEKNEDDSLSLAMEDPDDVQALNFIQKEIVYNTKVFLATKSNILDCLENYRGNINAELDEVIAVQKDASAEDQNVSQDDFAENSPIAQTVNLLLEYAIKSNASDIHIEPREDYVQVRYRIDGVLKEVNKLPRNVHGALVSRIKILSNLKIDERRVPQDGRFKIKVSGKQYALRVSTLPIADGEKVVMRILDESNQAVKLDQLGYWGLSLATVKDAMAQPNGMILVTGPTGSGKSTSLFSVLSELNTPDVNISTIEDPVEYKIPGVNQTQTNAKAGMTFASGLRALLRQDPNIIMVGEIRDGETANLGVQAALTGHLVFSTLHTNNAATCLPRLLDMGIEPFLIASTVKAVIGQRLVRRLCMNCRQEYTPNEEEIKYITEMFKIDDKSIKKIHNLEEQAFEDKIGGDTPMGSTDSGIERLWRPNPEGCDECGHNGFKGRVGIYEVLGISIPIQKMITANATSNDIQDQAISEGMVTMQMDGLIKSLRGITTVDEVLRATRE; translated from the coding sequence ATGCGTGTTTCAGACCAGACAATTGAGAGTATTCTGAAACAAGGTGGGGTTGTTGATGAGCCGCAGCTTGCTGATTTGAAATTGATCGCTGAACGGTCGAAGCAAACATTGCAAGAGACCGCTATTGAACAAAAAGTCATTTCTGAGGAAGATTTGACAAAGTTGATCGGCGATTATATCGGTGTGCCTTTCGTGCGAATTGAGCCAAAGGATATTCCCGAAGATGTATTGAAACGAATTCCTGAACATATCGCGCGCCAGTATAATGTTGTGCTTTTTGAAAAAAACGAGGACGATAGTTTGTCGCTTGCGATGGAAGACCCAGACGACGTACAGGCGCTTAACTTTATTCAGAAAGAAATTGTCTACAACACTAAGGTTTTCCTAGCGACAAAAAGCAACATTTTGGACTGTTTGGAAAATTATCGCGGCAATATCAATGCCGAGCTCGACGAAGTTATTGCAGTGCAAAAAGACGCTTCCGCCGAAGACCAAAACGTTAGCCAAGATGATTTTGCGGAAAATTCACCAATTGCCCAAACTGTTAATTTGTTGCTGGAATATGCCATAAAATCCAACGCTTCCGACATTCACATTGAGCCGCGCGAAGATTATGTTCAGGTTCGTTATCGAATTGACGGTGTTTTGAAGGAAGTTAATAAATTGCCACGAAACGTTCACGGCGCTTTGGTGAGCCGCATTAAAATCCTCTCCAATCTGAAAATTGACGAACGCCGCGTGCCGCAGGACGGTCGATTTAAGATAAAAGTTTCAGGAAAACAATACGCGCTTCGCGTTTCGACATTGCCAATCGCTGACGGCGAAAAAGTGGTCATGCGTATCTTGGACGAATCGAACCAGGCTGTTAAACTGGATCAGCTTGGCTATTGGGGTCTGTCGCTCGCAACGGTAAAGGATGCAATGGCCCAGCCGAACGGAATGATCCTGGTGACTGGGCCGACTGGATCGGGAAAATCAACCAGCTTGTTTAGCGTCTTGTCTGAACTCAATACTCCAGATGTCAATATTTCCACAATTGAAGACCCAGTAGAATATAAAATTCCTGGCGTAAATCAAACCCAGACCAATGCCAAAGCCGGGATGACTTTCGCCTCAGGACTAAGGGCACTACTTCGCCAAGACCCAAATATCATTATGGTCGGAGAAATTCGCGATGGCGAAACCGCAAACCTTGGTGTTCAGGCGGCGCTGACTGGACACTTAGTGTTCTCCACTCTACACACAAATAACGCTGCAACATGTTTGCCACGTCTGCTGGATATGGGAATTGAACCATTTTTGATCGCTTCAACCGTGAAGGCGGTGATTGGACAGCGACTAGTTAGGCGCCTGTGTATGAATTGCCGCCAAGAATATACTCCAAACGAAGAAGAAATAAAGTATATCACCGAGATGTTTAAGATAGACGACAAGTCAATTAAGAAAATCCACAATCTCGAAGAACAGGCTTTTGAGGATAAAATTGGTGGCGACACGCCTATGGGGTCAACCGATTCAGGAATTGAACGATTATGGAGGCCGAACCCAGAAGGCTGCGATGAATGTGGACATAATGGATTCAAGGGGCGTGTTGGTATTTATGAGGTTCTGGGAATATCCATCCCTATCCAAAAAATGATTACCGCCAATGCCACCAGCAACGATATTCAAGACCAAGCGATTTCCGAAGGCATGGTGACAATGCAGATGGACGGACTTATTAAATCACTGCGCGGGATCACCACCGTGGACGAAGTTTTGAGGGCAACAAGGGAGTAA
- a CDS encoding type II secretion system F family protein, which yields MPIFEYLLVNKKKETVSSTIEAADKLSAINNLRSRGQLIKIEEKGAKKELSFSFGKKKKGAKTEELVMFTRQLSAMVSAGVPILRSLNSMAKHAESANFRDTINAVIKDIEGGMSFADALSKHPETFNDIYVNMVAAGETGGILDDILKRLALQQEKNSSMKKKIKGAMTYPIVLLIITIIAFFILMIFIIPVIGKTIKDMGGPDAKLPLLTEIMLGISDFVVSFWYIIIPIFAGSIWLLIRYIKTPKGRVKFHNIIIKVPAVGPIVKKVAIARFTRTFSALIGAGVAVLEALDVTSRAVGNVAYEKSLKEATRRVQNGEVLSKIIAEQDDLYPPIVAQMLSVGEETGQTDKVLVKVADFYEEEVDTAIDGVSSIIEPVMIVAMGIVIALVAVSVMGPITSMAGQVKE from the coding sequence ATGCCAATTTTTGAATATTTGCTTGTCAATAAAAAGAAAGAGACCGTCTCTTCAACGATTGAAGCGGCCGACAAACTGTCTGCTATTAACAATTTGAGGTCACGCGGACAATTGATAAAAATTGAAGAAAAAGGCGCAAAAAAAGAGCTTAGTTTTTCTTTCGGCAAGAAAAAGAAAGGCGCCAAGACCGAAGAATTGGTGATGTTTACTCGCCAATTAAGCGCCATGGTTTCAGCTGGCGTTCCTATTCTTCGTTCCCTTAACTCTATGGCAAAACACGCCGAAAGCGCCAATTTCCGAGACACGATCAACGCCGTGATTAAAGACATTGAAGGTGGTATGTCTTTTGCGGATGCCCTGAGCAAACACCCAGAAACCTTCAATGATATTTACGTGAACATGGTTGCTGCGGGTGAAACTGGAGGTATTTTGGATGACATCTTAAAGCGCCTGGCCCTACAACAAGAAAAAAACTCATCCATGAAGAAAAAAATTAAAGGCGCCATGACGTACCCGATCGTACTTTTAATCATTACGATTATTGCCTTCTTTATCCTGATGATCTTCATTATTCCAGTCATCGGTAAAACCATTAAAGACATGGGCGGACCTGACGCCAAATTGCCACTTCTTACTGAGATTATGCTCGGAATTAGCGATTTTGTAGTGTCGTTTTGGTATATAATCATTCCAATATTTGCCGGAAGCATTTGGCTATTGATTCGCTATATTAAAACTCCAAAAGGTCGCGTAAAATTTCACAATATTATCATCAAAGTTCCAGCTGTCGGTCCAATTGTTAAGAAGGTGGCAATCGCCCGCTTTACTCGAACCTTCTCCGCTCTTATTGGTGCGGGTGTGGCTGTACTTGAAGCGCTGGATGTAACTTCGCGCGCTGTCGGAAATGTCGCCTACGAAAAGTCCCTAAAAGAAGCCACCAGGCGAGTCCAAAACGGTGAAGTTTTATCAAAAATTATCGCAGAGCAGGACGATTTATATCCGCCAATCGTAGCACAGATGTTGTCTGTCGGTGAAGAAACTGGACAAACAGACAAGGTTCTGGTTAAAGTCGCTGACTTTTACGAGGAAGAGGTCGATACCGCGATTGACGGCGTTAGCTCTATTATTGAGCCGGTGATGATCGTTGCTATGGGTATTGTTATTGCCCTGGTGGCGGTTAGTGTTATGGGTCCAATTACAAGTATGGCGGGTCAAGTTAAGGAATAA
- the pilM gene encoding type IV pilus assembly protein PilM: MSSIFYRKKPIIGLDISRTSIKVMSIDRNRMLVHGYGSINLDSQKSDGNSADNTEYLAQNIKTLLKKNVVGQINSNRVALGIPTNRTFSRTFSLPVKEESNIRSAVNLEAEQYIPAPLDSLYLDYRIINRTKDELSVLMCAAPKKMIDSMLDATKQCGLEVAIIEPNISAIARLLKRTEEGMLPTIIVDIGTSTTDIAILDSDIRVTGGLNVGGYSLTLNLAKKMNVPIETAHQFKVLNGLNPGPRQARIAGALRPSLEKMTNEVKRVMRYYTDRFPDEKKIEQVLIVGGGGNLPGIGDFFTNELLMPARVASPWQMLNFDGLEQPAKQLRSQLSPVAGLALIKQEDIYD; the protein is encoded by the coding sequence GTGTCGAGCATATTTTATAGAAAAAAACCAATCATCGGCCTAGATATCAGCCGAACAAGCATAAAAGTAATGTCGATTGATAGAAATCGGATGCTGGTTCATGGATATGGATCGATCAACCTCGATTCTCAAAAAAGCGACGGAAATTCTGCAGACAACACTGAATATTTGGCGCAGAATATCAAAACATTATTGAAGAAAAACGTCGTAGGACAAATTAACAGCAATCGCGTAGCGCTGGGTATACCAACTAACCGAACATTTTCGCGGACATTTAGCCTGCCTGTGAAAGAAGAAAGTAATATTCGCAGTGCGGTAAATTTGGAAGCCGAACAATACATTCCAGCTCCATTAGACTCTCTTTATTTGGACTATCGAATCATCAATCGCACGAAAGATGAACTTAGTGTGCTAATGTGTGCCGCACCGAAGAAAATGATCGACAGTATGCTGGATGCCACAAAACAATGCGGCCTGGAAGTTGCAATAATTGAGCCAAACATCAGTGCGATCGCTAGGCTTCTGAAGCGCACGGAAGAGGGAATGCTCCCCACTATTATCGTCGACATAGGCACATCAACTACAGATATCGCGATTCTAGATTCTGACATACGAGTGACTGGCGGCCTAAATGTTGGCGGCTATTCGCTCACCTTAAATTTAGCTAAAAAAATGAATGTACCAATTGAGACAGCTCATCAATTTAAGGTATTAAACGGATTAAATCCCGGCCCAAGGCAAGCCAGAATCGCAGGAGCCTTGCGCCCAAGTTTGGAAAAAATGACCAATGAAGTTAAGCGCGTTATGCGATATTACACAGACCGCTTCCCTGATGAGAAAAAAATTGAACAAGTTCTCATCGTTGGCGGTGGCGGCAACTTACCAGGAATCGGTGATTTTTTCACAAACGAATTATTAATGCCAGCACGCGTGGCAAGTCCGTGGCAAATGCTGAATTTCGATGGACTAGAGCAGCCGGCAAAACAGCTCCGTTCTCAGCTATCACCAGTCGCAGGACTAGCCTTAATCAAGCAGGAGGATATTTATGATTAA
- a CDS encoding PilN domain-containing protein → MINLLPPQEKKQISAGRVNVILRRYCIISLIFAGLLFLTIGGFYLFLENSRTSAQANIDEGNAKLAQYQSTQKEVSEFKKDLDSAKAIISSEAHYSTIIPKIAQYIPSGMVLDSLTLDTSALDKPLSLTALGKNKDDAIRIKTSLEKSEIFSDVHLETVVYSGGNQSSDKPADYPITITISVTPKPEVLKQ, encoded by the coding sequence ATGATTAACCTTCTCCCTCCTCAAGAAAAAAAGCAAATCAGCGCCGGACGAGTAAATGTCATCTTAAGACGGTACTGCATCATATCATTGATATTTGCGGGCTTGCTATTCTTAACTATTGGCGGATTTTATCTGTTCTTAGAAAATAGTCGCACCTCAGCTCAAGCTAACATCGACGAAGGAAACGCTAAGCTTGCTCAATACCAATCGACACAAAAAGAAGTTAGCGAGTTTAAGAAAGACCTCGACTCAGCTAAGGCGATCATTAGCAGCGAGGCCCATTACTCTACAATTATTCCAAAAATTGCACAATATATACCATCAGGCATGGTTTTGGATTCTCTAACACTAGACACTTCAGCGTTAGATAAACCATTGTCATTAACAGCTCTTGGAAAAAATAAGGATGATGCTATTCGAATAAAAACTAGTTTAGAAAAATCAGAGATATTTAGCGACGTTCACCTGGAGACCGTTGTTTACAGCGGCGGCAACCAATCGTCAGACAAACCTGCGGATTATCCAATCACTATAACAATTAGCGTTACACCAAAGCCAGAGGTCTTAAAACAATGA
- a CDS encoding PRC-barrel domain-containing protein → MLISADRFLDIPVMSLQTGSELARTSREIINPKNLSIIAYELEGRLLDQHPSLLRIDDVREIGPLGMIIDSTDEIIGIDDVIAIKEIYDINFTLKDKLVIDEKNKKIGKVIGYTLAAGNFIIQQLRVRRPFLKSFGDTELLIHHSQIVKVTDDKIVVKSATISHIAEKTPIPQINSYENPFRKQPRPQPESTKVD, encoded by the coding sequence ATGCTTATATCCGCAGATCGCTTCCTTGATATTCCCGTCATGAGTCTTCAGACGGGCTCCGAACTGGCGCGAACATCGCGGGAAATTATCAATCCGAAGAATTTGTCCATAATCGCATATGAGCTCGAGGGGCGACTTTTGGACCAACATCCTAGCCTGCTTCGTATTGACGACGTCAGAGAAATTGGGCCGCTCGGTATGATTATCGATTCAACCGATGAGATCATTGGCATTGATGACGTGATTGCTATAAAAGAAATTTATGACATCAATTTTACATTAAAAGACAAGTTGGTTATTGATGAAAAAAATAAGAAAATCGGAAAAGTTATCGGATATACGTTGGCGGCTGGGAATTTTATTATACAACAACTCCGAGTTCGGCGACCGTTCTTGAAAAGTTTTGGCGACACAGAATTGCTTATTCATCATTCTCAGATTGTAAAAGTAACCGACGATAAAATTGTTGTAAAATCAGCAACCATCTCGCACATAGCCGAAAAAACACCTATTCCGCAGATAAATTCATACGAAAATCCATTTCGCAAGCAGCCTCGTCCGCAACCAGAATCTACAAAAGTCGATTAA
- a CDS encoding regulatory protein RecX, giving the protein MKITDISLQARDKNRVNVSVDGKYRFSLDVFQVGELGIKIGREYTEEEISKLEDDSQFGKLYARSIEYCLMRPRAIKEVRDYLRKKTLTTRRRSAKTGKIIERPGVKPEITERVLDRLIEKKYLDDEKFARFWFEQRFMKKGASIRRLKLELAQKGIDNTTIESLVKENIRSDDEELRKIITKKRYRYSNQQKFMQYLARQGFSYDDIKKALENPND; this is encoded by the coding sequence ATGAAAATCACCGATATTTCTCTTCAGGCTCGTGATAAAAATCGTGTCAATGTAAGCGTTGACGGGAAATATCGTTTTAGCTTGGACGTATTTCAGGTCGGCGAGCTGGGTATTAAGATTGGTCGCGAATATACGGAAGAGGAAATTTCGAAACTAGAAGACGATAGCCAGTTTGGCAAGTTGTATGCTAGGTCTATAGAATACTGCTTAATGCGTCCGCGAGCCATCAAAGAAGTGCGCGATTATCTGCGCAAGAAGACACTAACCACTCGTCGACGTTCAGCGAAAACTGGAAAAATTATTGAACGCCCCGGAGTGAAGCCGGAGATTACTGAGCGCGTCTTGGATCGTCTTATTGAGAAAAAATATTTGGACGATGAAAAATTTGCTCGATTTTGGTTTGAGCAGCGGTTCATGAAAAAAGGCGCCAGTATTCGCCGTTTGAAATTGGAACTGGCGCAAAAGGGAATTGATAATACAACGATTGAGTCGTTAGTTAAAGAGAATATTCGCTCTGATGACGAGGAATTGCGGAAGATTATTACTAAAAAACGTTATCGATATAGCAACCAACAGAAGTTTATGCAATATTTGGCTAGGCAGGGTTTTTCTTACGACGACATTAAGAAGGCTCTTGAAAACCCAAATGATTAA